A single genomic interval of Antechinus flavipes isolate AdamAnt ecotype Samford, QLD, Australia chromosome 1, AdamAnt_v2, whole genome shotgun sequence harbors:
- the QNG1 gene encoding queuosine salvage protein, with product MEFLLPPRESAKFVADHSQDVIIEKAGVYRVAEMLLEKVPGREFGLEGWKSLHELNPQADDEDAVNWVFVADTLNFSFWSEEEDRKCMVQYKGKMYSGYWALCAAINRALDKGIPLTRPSYYATVTLDQLQHILHSDTDVPMPLIEERHQILNETGKILLEKFGGSFLNCVHKSDKSAQKLLSLIVESFPSYRDVAVYQGKRISFYKRAQILVADTWCVLEGKGDGCFSDISSITMFADYRLPQVLAHLGAIRYSDELLKKLLKGEMFPSGDKQEVEIRGCSVWCVELIRDQLLKLVEKRGIKIGVDINSVLLDYFLWDYARDHREDMKGIPFHRTRCIYY from the exons ATGGAATTCCTCTTACCCCCACGAGAGTCTGCGAAATTCGTGGCCGACCATAGCCAAGACGTGATTATTGAAAAAGCCGGAGTCTATCGCGTGGCCGAGATGCTGCTAGAGAAGGTTCCGGGCCGAGAGTTCGGCTTGGAGGGCTGGAAGTCCTTACACGAGCTAAACCCTCAGGCGGACGACGAAGACGCGGTCAACTGGGTGTTTGTAGCCGATACTCTCAATTTCTCCTTTTGGTCGGAAGAGGAAGATCGCAAGTGTATGGTGCAGTACAAGGGTAAAATGTACAGCGGCTACTGGGCTCTTTGCGCGGCAATCAACCGAGCGCTGGATAAAG GAATACCCCTCACTAGGCCTTCATACTATGCCACAGTTACCCTTGATCAACTTCAACATATTTTGCACTCTGATACAGATGTGCCTATGCCTTTGATAGAAGAAAGGCATCAGATTCTCAATGAAACTGGAAAAATTTTACTTGAGAAGTTTGGAGGGTCTTTTCTTAACTGTGTTCACAAGAGTGACAAAAGTGCACAAAAACTCCTGTCCCTGATAGTTGAAAGTTTCCCTTCCTATAGAGATGTGGCTGTATATcag GGTAAAAGgatttcattttacaaacgagCTCAGATTCTTGTGGCAGATACTTGGTGTGTattagaaggaaaaggagatggctGCTTCAGTGACATTTCCAGTATCACCATGTTTGCTGACTACAGACTACCTCAGGTTCTTGCTCACTTGGGAGCAATAAGATACTCTGATGAACTACTGAAGAAACTTCTTAAAG gaGAAATGTTTCCATCTGGGGATAAACAAGAGGTAGAAATCAGAGGCTGTTCTGTTTGGTGTGTTGAGCTGATTCGAGATCAACTTTTAAAACTTGTTGAAAAAAGGGGCATCAAAATTGGTGTAGAtataaattcagttcttcttgattatttcttgtgGGACTATGCCCGGGATCACAGGGAAGATATGAAAGGAATTCCATTTCACCGGACCCGATGCATATATTATTGA